A window from Choristoneura fumiferana chromosome 22, NRCan_CFum_1, whole genome shotgun sequence encodes these proteins:
- the LOC141440229 gene encoding facilitated trehalose transporter Tret1-like encodes MCDKSFLTVNEKMTNAETRVMIRRSNDGRIDKFYKTQILAALAVSLGPFAAGLSKGYMSPAIASLQDGKHNGGFTVNDQQASWIASLSLLGDLGGDKVKP; translated from the exons ATGTGCGACAAAAGCTTTTTGACCGTGAACGAGAAAATGACGAACGCAGAGACAAGGGTGATGATAAGAAGGTCCAATGATGGCAGGATTGACAAGTTTTACAAGACACAG ATACTGGCAGCTCTCGCCGTCTCGCTCGGCCCATTCGCGGCAGGGCTGAGCAAAGGCTACATGTCACCAGCAATAGCATCACTACAGGACGGGAAACATAACGGTGGATTCACTGTGAACGATCAGCAGGCTAGTTGGATCGCCAGCTTAAGTTTATTAG GGGACTTGGG